From Chryseobacterium joostei, the proteins below share one genomic window:
- a CDS encoding coiled-coil domain-containing protein, with product MKSLDFKEFVKVIHADFHDTPVEQIEQLLNIGEAFTKDSPVSTGKRLTITSVAFQGEKISEEANDYAGDIINYSKAIDSGINIWIADNLKGKSSIFKILKYGLTGANSLKTNIKKWIKLILINFKINEKEYSIFLDCSKRSLKGILYSCHVLSIEQVENFSEQILFESSGETEYQNKIQDFFFKQFTYYSLRWTQKTSQKDKNELLEVGTSWKTYFKSIFLESSDSAIMFGDQGKKIFQMLLGLEFTYAINYFSVEKDKLVFERAKKNSLLKELESSHSEKIEQLNNQLKEIDDKLAAGSQQATSKLDLTEYYKERENLLNSLKENGEKISAAQQKIDSEKSALDAIKEKRKQHSEAKVHLDREIRKVNKQISDLEEYVEIGIYFANLDISKCPSCNHSISEHQKQNALRAKTCSVCHDDIEPEQDIDEKEIYEGKIRNLKITLSGLQIDLEKLKNREEKDDYDMHYANIIKFGQELDHLLGMTDISERLETLNEILSQQTLVNDPIDVNREELIAERAVINFQLQEKHPTLAQEENDYDLKIKVYEKAITELGTQRFKHSENVLNRLSALMLNEIHQMGMKSISEIIITANFDIKYKQDGDHIGFEEIAEGEQLRAKLALYLSLIQLDIEYNFGRHTKFLIIDSPAKEEADANYMSGLSNLLATIHERFGTKLQILVGSAERSLIDAVPNQHVTPEDQFVF from the coding sequence ATGAAAAGTTTAGATTTTAAGGAATTCGTAAAAGTAATTCACGCAGATTTTCACGATACACCAGTTGAACAGATTGAACAGTTGTTAAATATTGGGGAAGCCTTCACCAAAGATAGTCCAGTATCAACAGGGAAAAGATTGACTATAACAAGTGTGGCATTTCAGGGAGAAAAAATATCCGAAGAAGCTAACGACTATGCAGGAGATATAATAAACTATTCTAAAGCCATAGATTCTGGAATCAACATCTGGATCGCTGACAATCTCAAAGGAAAATCCAGTATTTTCAAAATCCTCAAATATGGCCTTACAGGAGCTAACTCCCTAAAAACAAATATTAAAAAATGGATCAAACTGATCTTGATAAACTTCAAAATCAACGAAAAAGAATACAGTATTTTCTTGGATTGCTCTAAAAGAAGCTTAAAAGGAATTCTCTACAGCTGTCATGTTCTGTCCATAGAACAGGTAGAAAATTTTAGTGAACAAATATTATTTGAAAGCTCAGGTGAAACCGAATATCAGAATAAAATACAGGATTTTTTCTTCAAACAATTCACCTACTATTCTTTACGATGGACGCAAAAAACCTCACAGAAAGACAAAAATGAGCTTCTCGAAGTGGGGACAAGTTGGAAAACCTATTTTAAATCCATTTTTCTTGAATCAAGTGACAGTGCAATAATGTTTGGTGACCAAGGCAAAAAAATATTTCAGATGTTATTGGGGCTTGAATTTACCTACGCCATCAATTATTTCAGCGTAGAAAAAGATAAACTTGTTTTCGAAAGGGCAAAAAAGAATTCTCTTCTCAAGGAGCTTGAATCTTCCCATAGCGAAAAGATTGAGCAGTTGAATAATCAATTGAAGGAAATCGATGATAAACTTGCAGCAGGTTCACAGCAGGCTACGTCCAAACTTGACCTGACCGAGTATTATAAAGAACGTGAAAATCTCTTAAATTCCCTTAAGGAAAATGGTGAGAAAATTAGTGCAGCTCAACAAAAAATTGATAGCGAAAAATCTGCACTTGATGCGATAAAAGAAAAACGTAAACAGCATAGCGAAGCAAAAGTACACTTGGACCGTGAAATACGTAAAGTCAACAAACAGATTTCTGATCTGGAAGAATACGTTGAAATTGGTATATATTTCGCAAACCTTGATATCAGTAAATGCCCAAGCTGCAACCACTCTATCTCGGAACATCAGAAGCAAAATGCATTAAGGGCCAAAACATGTTCTGTATGCCATGATGATATAGAACCGGAGCAGGACATAGATGAAAAAGAAATATATGAGGGAAAAATACGTAATTTAAAGATTACTTTGTCCGGGCTTCAAATTGATCTCGAAAAACTCAAAAACCGAGAAGAGAAAGATGACTATGATATGCATTACGCCAATATAATAAAATTTGGTCAGGAACTTGATCATCTTCTTGGTATGACAGACATTTCGGAAAGACTTGAAACTCTGAACGAAATTCTTAGCCAGCAAACTCTAGTTAACGATCCTATCGATGTAAATAGAGAAGAACTCATTGCTGAGAGAGCTGTCATAAATTTTCAACTTCAGGAAAAACACCCCACTTTAGCACAGGAAGAAAATGATTATGATCTCAAAATTAAAGTTTATGAAAAAGCTATCACAGAGCTCGGCACACAGCGTTTTAAACATAGTGAAAATGTGCTCAACCGATTATCTGCACTGATGCTCAACGAAATACATCAAATGGGTATGAAATCAATATCAGAAATCATCATCACTGCAAATTTTGACATAAAGTACAAGCAGGACGGTGACCATATTGGTTTTGAAGAAATAGCTGAGGGAGAACAGCTCAGGGCGAAACTTGCACTGTACCTCAGCCTGATCCAGCTGGACATCGAATACAATTTTGGACGCCATACGAAATTTTTGATTATTGACAGTCCGGCAAAAGAGGAAGCTGATGCTAATTATATGTCAGGTCTTTCTAATCTACTGGCCACTATTCATGAGCGTTTTGGGACTAAATTGCAGATTCTGGTAGGCTCGGCAGAAAGATCCTTAATTGATGCCGTGCCAAACCAACATGTAACACCAGAAGACCAATTCGTATTTTAA
- a CDS encoding response regulator, which yields MISITEFRAYNLPAKIQYFDKGEDNYTEVNAIDINRFFVSILQDDAENRYVKQQALKAFISLVVINKINSRYALSLLIDNWNKNCGLHLNIERLRALYLFFDHDESAINHIYNEGTKDLQGEIVAESCLRLALFELKKALATDSKSDIISHLENAENHFNNANRNIENRIDAIIYSTICRIFINILHGDIDRTPELMTVLSGHLFIFDANSLTNHRSSLFLGLYRLLWNLLAIIREKPEDWLDFRDSMSRIFFQISLIEDEYLNNVLLDKILISSSAKLMNRKLLTPFFALHFHAQKGKIRNRMSELESGEEFDFLTSLLELIDNHLQKKKLDQESVAIKLQTIFPNRSNTSIEDVIADITSFNDPIQILSAYEKLASPTLQSFIDIVLAACMRMQANRLYWPPCLEDDRNTFISDQLEALGYYVKDQTKRATSAAGILAGEIDLFILDTKKFPFTIIEALNLTSLDKTDLTTHLDKVFKYDSNGNKANFMLVYYDGKNYSGFSNKYYNYIATEHNYHYARQSAKKHEWLQQSNIRLYETQHSRNGKIVSLYHIVLHTNPQF from the coding sequence ATGATCAGTATAACAGAATTTAGAGCCTATAACCTTCCGGCAAAAATTCAATATTTTGATAAGGGCGAGGACAACTATACAGAAGTCAATGCTATCGATATCAATCGTTTTTTTGTGTCTATATTGCAGGACGATGCGGAGAACCGTTACGTTAAACAACAAGCATTAAAAGCATTTATATCTCTTGTGGTTATAAATAAGATTAATTCAAGATATGCACTTTCACTACTGATCGATAATTGGAATAAAAACTGCGGGCTTCATTTAAATATTGAACGTTTAAGGGCACTATATCTTTTCTTTGATCATGATGAATCAGCAATAAATCATATATATAACGAAGGAACAAAAGATCTGCAAGGCGAGATTGTTGCAGAAAGCTGTCTACGCCTTGCACTATTTGAGTTAAAGAAAGCCCTTGCAACTGATTCCAAGTCGGACATTATTTCACATTTAGAAAATGCTGAGAATCATTTCAATAATGCTAACCGAAACATCGAAAATAGGATTGATGCAATCATTTATAGCACTATCTGCAGAATATTTATCAACATTTTACACGGAGATATTGACCGAACACCAGAGTTAATGACTGTACTGTCTGGGCACTTATTTATATTTGATGCAAATTCCCTAACCAATCATCGTTCATCTCTTTTCCTTGGTCTGTACCGATTGCTTTGGAATCTATTGGCAATCATTAGGGAAAAACCTGAAGACTGGCTTGATTTCAGGGATTCCATGAGCAGGATTTTTTTTCAGATTTCGCTCATTGAAGATGAATACCTCAACAATGTTCTTTTGGACAAAATCCTTATCTCCTCTTCTGCGAAGCTGATGAACAGAAAGTTATTGACCCCGTTTTTCGCTCTCCACTTCCATGCTCAAAAAGGCAAGATCAGAAATAGAATGTCCGAACTTGAAAGTGGAGAAGAATTCGATTTTCTAACTTCACTGCTAGAATTAATAGACAATCATCTTCAAAAAAAAAAATTAGATCAAGAATCTGTTGCCATTAAGCTTCAGACAATATTCCCAAATCGCAGCAATACTTCAATTGAAGATGTCATTGCGGACATTACAAGCTTTAACGATCCTATTCAGATACTTTCAGCCTATGAAAAATTGGCATCACCGACCCTGCAATCTTTCATCGATATAGTACTTGCAGCGTGCATGCGAATGCAAGCTAACCGGCTTTATTGGCCTCCTTGCCTGGAAGATGATCGTAATACATTTATCAGTGACCAGCTTGAAGCATTGGGTTATTATGTTAAAGATCAAACCAAAAGAGCCACTTCAGCGGCAGGCATTCTCGCAGGTGAAATAGATCTATTTATTTTGGACACCAAGAAATTTCCTTTCACTATCATAGAGGCCTTAAACCTGACCTCACTTGACAAAACAGATTTAACCACTCACCTAGATAAAGTTTTTAAATATGATTCCAATGGCAACAAAGCCAACTTTATGCTCGTTTACTATGATGGCAAAAATTATAGCGGATTTTCCAACAAATATTACAACTATATAGCAACGGAACATAATTACCATTATGCCCGACAATCAGCTAAAAAACACGAGTGGTTACAACAAAGCAATATCCGACTTTATGAAACGCAGCATAGCAGAAATGGTAAAATTGTTTCACTGTACCATATCGTCCTTCACACAAACCCACAATTTTAG